The Acinetobacter defluvii genome includes a region encoding these proteins:
- a CDS encoding isovaleryl-CoA dehydrogenase: MNLQSIDFGLDETLIALRDSVAAFCAKEIAPIAKQVDQDNLFPHHLWKKFGDMGLMGLTVSEEYGGTNLGYLAHIIVMQEISRASAAIGLSYGAHSNLCVNQINRNGNEDQKQRYLPKLISGEYVGALAMSEPNAGSDVVSMKLKAEDAGDHFVLNGSKMWITNGGDADVLVVYAKTDLAAGAKGMTAFLVEKTMEGFSHGTHLDKLGMRGSNTYPLFFDNVKVPKENVLGGVGNGTKVLMSGLDYERAVLSGGPLGIMDACLDVVIPYIHDRKQFGQALGEFQLMQGKIADMYSTWLASKALVYAVGAACDKADHDRGLRKDAASAILYSAEKATWMAGEAIQTLGGNGYINEYDTGRLWRDAKLYEIGAGTSEIRRMLIGRELFNETK; encoded by the coding sequence ATGAACCTACAAAGTATTGATTTCGGACTAGATGAAACATTAATCGCACTCCGTGATTCAGTTGCAGCATTTTGTGCAAAAGAAATTGCACCTATTGCTAAGCAAGTCGATCAAGATAATTTATTCCCACATCACCTTTGGAAAAAATTTGGTGACATGGGGTTAATGGGTTTAACCGTAAGTGAAGAATACGGTGGTACAAATTTAGGTTATCTTGCTCATATTATTGTCATGCAAGAAATCTCACGTGCATCTGCTGCCATCGGTCTATCTTATGGTGCTCATTCTAACCTATGTGTGAACCAAATTAACCGAAATGGTAATGAAGATCAAAAACAACGCTATTTACCTAAATTAATTTCAGGTGAATATGTCGGTGCGTTGGCAATGTCTGAACCTAATGCAGGCTCAGATGTGGTCAGCATGAAGCTCAAAGCTGAAGATGCAGGTGATCATTTTGTATTAAATGGCTCAAAAATGTGGATCACCAATGGTGGCGACGCTGACGTTCTTGTCGTCTATGCCAAAACTGATCTTGCCGCAGGTGCAAAAGGTATGACCGCATTCCTTGTTGAAAAGACCATGGAAGGTTTTAGTCATGGTACACACCTCGACAAACTCGGTATGCGTGGTTCAAATACCTATCCACTGTTCTTTGATAATGTCAAAGTTCCCAAAGAAAATGTCTTAGGTGGCGTAGGCAATGGCACAAAAGTATTAATGAGTGGTTTGGATTATGAACGTGCAGTGCTTAGTGGCGGACCACTTGGCATCATGGATGCATGTTTAGATGTAGTGATTCCATACATTCATGACCGTAAACAGTTTGGTCAAGCTTTAGGTGAGTTCCAGCTGATGCAAGGCAAAATCGCGGATATGTACTCCACTTGGTTAGCCTCTAAAGCATTGGTTTATGCAGTCGGGGCTGCGTGTGACAAAGCAGATCATGATCGTGGTTTACGTAAAGATGCAGCCAGTGCAATTTTGTATTCGGCTGAAAAAGCCACATGGATGGCAGGTGAAGCGATCCAAACTTTAGGTGGGAATGGTTATATCAATGAATATGACACAGGTCGTCTGTGGCGTGATGCCAAACTGTATGAGATCGGTGCAGGCACTTCTGAAATTCGCCGTATGTTAATCGGTCGTGAACTGTTTAACGAAACCAAATAG
- a CDS encoding carboxyl transferase domain-containing protein has product MNQIQSKINIRSEDFKANQAAMQQLVDDLKQKVATIALGGGEKAREKHIARGKLLARDRIDQLIDAGTAFLEIGQIAGLNVYADDVPAAGVVAGIGQVQGVSCMIVANDATVKGGTYYPLTVKKHLRAQEIAEQNHLPCIYMVDSGGAFLPMQDEVFPDRDHFGRIFYNQARMSSMGIAQIAIVMGSCTAGGAYVPAMSDETIIVRNQGTIFLGGPPLVKAATGEVVTSEDLGGGDVHTRLSGVADHLAENDEHAILIARNIVKNLNKAPNQNHVEIEEPLYAAEELYGIIPTDTRKPFDIREVIARIVDGSRLDEFKARFGTTLITGFASIYGMKVGIIANNGILFSESAQKGAHFIELCTQRNIPLLFLQNITGFMVGRQYENEGIAKHGAKLVMAVATANVPKITMVIGGSFGAGNYGMCGRAYSPRFLWTWPNSRISVMGGEQAASVLSTLKRDQIEAKGESWSAEQEDQFKQPIRDQYEHQGHPYYASARLWDDGVVDPAQSRHVLGLSLAAALNAPILPTKFGVFRM; this is encoded by the coding sequence ATGAACCAAATACAAAGCAAAATTAATATTCGAAGTGAAGATTTCAAAGCCAATCAAGCGGCAATGCAACAATTGGTCGATGATCTGAAACAAAAAGTGGCGACCATTGCTTTGGGTGGTGGCGAAAAAGCCCGTGAAAAGCATATTGCACGAGGCAAACTCCTCGCACGTGACCGTATTGACCAATTAATTGATGCAGGTACCGCATTTTTAGAAATCGGGCAAATCGCAGGCTTGAATGTCTATGCCGATGATGTTCCTGCTGCAGGTGTGGTTGCAGGGATCGGTCAAGTACAAGGTGTCAGCTGCATGATCGTGGCAAATGATGCAACAGTAAAAGGTGGAACGTATTATCCATTGACTGTGAAAAAGCATTTACGTGCACAAGAAATCGCTGAACAAAACCATTTACCGTGTATTTATATGGTCGACTCTGGTGGTGCTTTCTTGCCGATGCAAGATGAAGTCTTCCCAGATCGTGATCATTTTGGACGTATTTTTTATAATCAAGCCCGTATGTCGAGCATGGGCATTGCCCAAATTGCGATTGTGATGGGGAGCTGTACCGCAGGTGGTGCGTATGTACCTGCTATGTCAGATGAAACTATTATTGTACGTAATCAAGGTACTATTTTCTTGGGTGGTCCTCCTCTCGTCAAAGCGGCAACAGGTGAAGTGGTGACTTCAGAAGATCTTGGCGGTGGTGATGTACATACGCGTCTGTCGGGTGTTGCAGATCATTTGGCAGAAAATGATGAACATGCCATTTTGATCGCTCGCAATATTGTTAAAAATTTAAATAAAGCACCGAACCAGAATCATGTGGAGATCGAAGAGCCGCTTTATGCTGCGGAAGAACTGTACGGCATCATTCCAACCGATACTCGTAAACCGTTTGATATTCGTGAAGTGATTGCTCGCATTGTCGATGGTTCACGTTTAGATGAATTTAAAGCCCGCTTTGGGACGACGTTAATCACAGGTTTTGCCTCTATTTATGGTATGAAAGTGGGCATCATTGCCAATAACGGAATTTTATTTTCAGAGTCTGCCCAAAAAGGTGCGCATTTCATTGAACTGTGCACACAGCGCAATATTCCGTTGTTATTCCTACAAAATATCACAGGCTTTATGGTCGGTCGTCAGTATGAAAATGAAGGTATTGCCAAACATGGTGCAAAACTGGTCATGGCAGTTGCAACAGCGAATGTTCCAAAAATTACCATGGTGATCGGTGGTTCATTTGGTGCAGGCAACTACGGCATGTGTGGTCGTGCCTACTCGCCTCGCTTCTTATGGACTTGGCCAAACTCACGGATCTCAGTGATGGGTGGTGAACAAGCAGCTAGCGTACTCTCTACCTTGAAACGTGACCAAATTGAAGCCAAAGGTGAAAGTTGGAGCGCTGAACAAGAAGACCAATTTAAACAACCGATTCGTGATCAATACGAACATCAAGGACATCCATATTATGCATCAGCACGTTTATGGGATGACGGTGTCGTTGATCCTGCACAATCTCGTCATGTTTTAGGCTTAAGTTTGGCGGCTGCACTGAATGCACCGATTTTACCAACCAAGTTCGGCGTATTCCGTATGTAA
- a CDS encoding enoyl-CoA hydratase/isomerase family protein, which produces MDFQYLQLEQQQHVATVWINRAELHNAFNTQVIEELNQCFQQLNTRNDIRVVVLAGRGKSFSAGADLNWMKQAGEASQADNQADALKLAKMLQSLATLKQPTIARVQGVAFGGGMGLASACDICVASTDAKFATSEVRLGLAPSTISPYVIRAIGARQASRYFLTAERISAEQGKAIGLVHEVTSPEQLDSKIQEIIDTLVLGGPEAQSASKQLIQMVSQESLTEDLLLQTAQHIAHVRQGAEAKNGLQAFLTKQSPEWITNSTE; this is translated from the coding sequence ATGGATTTTCAATATTTACAACTCGAACAACAGCAACACGTTGCAACGGTGTGGATTAATCGTGCTGAATTGCATAATGCCTTTAACACCCAAGTGATAGAAGAATTAAACCAATGTTTTCAACAGTTAAATACACGTAATGATATTCGCGTGGTGGTTTTAGCAGGTCGTGGCAAAAGCTTTTCCGCAGGTGCTGACCTGAATTGGATGAAACAAGCAGGCGAAGCATCGCAAGCGGATAATCAAGCCGACGCTTTAAAACTTGCGAAAATGCTACAGAGTTTAGCAACGTTAAAACAACCTACGATTGCTCGTGTACAAGGTGTCGCATTTGGTGGTGGGATGGGCTTAGCTTCTGCATGCGACATTTGTGTGGCAAGCACAGATGCAAAATTTGCAACGTCAGAAGTACGTTTAGGTTTAGCCCCCTCTACTATCAGTCCTTATGTGATTCGTGCCATTGGCGCACGTCAGGCATCACGCTATTTCCTCACTGCAGAGCGTATTTCGGCAGAACAAGGCAAAGCGATTGGTTTAGTGCATGAAGTCACCTCACCTGAACAACTCGACAGTAAAATTCAAGAGATCATTGACACCTTAGTTTTGGGTGGTCCTGAAGCACAGTCTGCGTCAAAACAACTGATTCAAATGGTCAGCCAAGAAAGCTTAACTGAAGATTTATTGCTACAAACAGCGCAACATATCGCCCATGTACGTCAGGGGGCTGAAGCAAAAAATGGATTACAGGCGTTTTTAACGAAACAAAGCC